In Lolium rigidum isolate FL_2022 chromosome 7, APGP_CSIRO_Lrig_0.1, whole genome shotgun sequence, the DNA window TTAGACAATAGACCAAATATTTCCTTTGGTCCGACTTCAACCATAAGTTATTGTATATCTCTAGAAATTTAATCTTGAACCTTTTTAACCGAACCTTGGACTGGTTTTGAAAAGTGGTTTCGTACttccttgtctcaaaatatgtttTGCATATAATTTTAAGTTAAAGTAAAATTTTGTAGAGTTTGGCCGTGTATATAGACAAACATATTAATCCTTTCATTATCTAATGCATAtatcatgaaaatatatttcatggtgCCTCTCGTAATATAAGTTTGATATTATAGATGTTGATACTTTTTCATATATATTTGGTCAAATCTTTAAAAACTTAACCTTGACTAAAAATTATATGCAACGTAATTTGGATTGCAGAGCCGCTAAAACAGCGTGGAATAATTTATAAGAACTGAATGGTAATGCTATGTGCGCAAATGTGATTGAAACTCATTTGTTTGTGCTTCTTGTCATGGAACATAAACACACATATAGATTGATGACATTTTGGTTTAAAGCATGCTACACGCTCCTCGAATATTTTTCAGAACTCCAAAATATGAAACCAGTGCTAAACCTTACAGTGGTAATTTCAGGTCGGTTTGATATCTCCAAAGTTTAAACAAATCAAAATCATAAACACATACCAGTGACGTTACACATTGGAATCTACAAAATTTTAACAAAATAATGTGTCACTATACGAAAAGGAAGAACGAACTATTCATATCTTGTTTTTCTCAGAGTGGAACCTAATATTCATAGTTGCGTATAAACATTTGCATGTCGTAAAAACTTTTAGATTCATGCACCCGTGAAAGATGCTAATTCACTTGAAAACACTGAATTTGAAAACCACCGCATACCTAACTAGGTTGGCTAAATAGTCAAGGGTTTAATATAGAAGGTTTTATGTAGTTTAGGGTTCAAATAGGACATGCCACCATAGTTCATGGTTtaaaataaacaaaacaaaatatattTCTATTACTCATATATTATTAGTTGACCAAACACTTTACTAGGAGGGTGGGTTTCGGTAGCATTGTTGGGTAGAAGGAATAGAGATGGTGAGGTCTACCACCTATCCGCACGGGATGACGACATGCGTCAGACTGGACATAAAACTCGAAACTCGTGAGACAAATGAGTAACTCGTGGCTCGGCCGGACTCGGTGACTAGCGAGCCAAGCCGAGTTTGAAATACGACATCGTTTAGTGACCAGGCTAAACAAGCAGACTTGATACTCGTTTAGCTCAATCAGGGTTAGTGTCCCCAAATCTGACCCATCCAGAGATGTATACTTTTGTCGCTGATTGTGTAATGTAGATTATCATATCCCTATTTTTGTTCACTGTGCAATCAAATTTGACAATTTAGATAGAACATACATGGTCATGTAGTTTATTACACACATAAGCTAATTATATAAATTCTATAACGAGCTAAATGAGCTAAATTTCATGAGTCAAGCCGAGTTTTATTTTTGAACTTATTATCTTAATAAGATGAGCTGAAATAACTTGATATCTTAACGACCCCTAACGAGTTGGCTCGTGTTATAAAATTTTAAACcaaaatgataaatatgaaaaACTTGACTTGAATATGAGAATGTGAATAAAAGTGATAGACCGCAAAAAACATCAAATTAACCTTTTCTTTCTTATTCACCGGTGTGCATAGCTAGATTCTCCAAAATTAAAGCAGTGTTTTATTTCATCAGACATgcaaatattttttttgtatcaCAAGGATTAAATTTCTAAGAAAATTTAGTTTTTGACATGATATAGCTGCAGAAAAACTTCTTTTTcctctctagaaatatatataaaTACCTAACGTTGTCCACCTATTATTTAGTACTTATTTTCTAACCATTAACTCAAaccttattgaaaataaaaaactagtaactaatattGAACATGTGTTCTCACCAATGAGAAAAGTATTAGACATCGATTCCATTGAAACTTTAAGAAACTACATGATGTGTTTTTTTCTTACATCAATAATCCAATTAATAATGAAATATATTGATAGCCTTGTCGGATTTGTTTTGTTCCCAAATCAATAAttactttattattattttatacaactttttttttaaaatctATTCTTTGTTCAAGTGACTATTCTTGCAATTTGTTTGTGTTTATCAGTCATCTAATTTCTTTACTTTTTGGATTACTATTGCATCCAGTAGTTTTTCCTATTAATGCAATGTAAAGGGTTATAAGTACAAACCACACAATTTATCATTTGAGTGTGTCTCCTATCTAGCATACGTCAACTAAAGGAATTTTTCAGGTTCCCTACATCACATGATGAGTTTTTATACTCTCAGAAAGTTCACATTCTTGAGATAACTAAATGTGCAATTAACCTCTTCAAACTTTAGTGCGCAAGCACAACACACATCTTAATAGTTACTGTATGAGCTTGCTTATTTCTCTATCTAATAGCCATACATGGGAGGCTGGGACTCGTACTTTGTAGCCATTGGATTCTTGAAACATGCTAAGATAACAATCCTTACATTTACAAAATATCCTATATCTAAAACGTTCTTGATAAATATCTAGTTTTCAGATTTTCTTTACCATGAGGCATATGCAAGTATTTATTATAAATTCTTCAACATATGTATTATTCTTTTGTACTTATCCCTGTGTTCCTAGAAGTGACTACTTTGCCATGAAGAATACTCTCATGCCTTCTGTGGCAAATATCAAGTTACTCATAAGATCTGATGAATCTTATAGAAATATCTCATGTATGCAGTACGTATTCTGAACATTTACAATTCATAGAATTTCTGGATAAGTTGGATGCCGTTGACTCATCACCTGATGTGCACTAAGATGTAATGGACAATCAAATTAAGTGTTGAAAGGCAAGTAAAATATATCTCTATCTTGCGTGTTCAAAAGATAGTACAAGTAGACTAACCTCTTCCCAGAAAGCTAGTTTGAAAGTTTCAAGTGCAGTTCTTCTCTAATATCAGAGTCATTAGGGCAAAAACCCATGCTTCTCTTGAGTTTACATTTATAAAAACATGAACAACAATTATGTTTTTTACTAGAAGGCTAGCCAATAGAATAACTTCTTTATTGGCTTCTTACGTCATTGTGAAACCGTGAAAAAATATTATAGGTCATGGAAAGCCTCGAGCATGCAATGAAACGCGATGCTCCAATTATTGCGGAGTACCTGGGAGGCGCCGTAAACAGCGATGCTCACCATATGACTGATCCAAGACCAGATGGAAGTGGTGTTTCAACATGCATAAAGCGAAGCCTTGAAGAAGCAGGTGTGGCGCCAGAGGAGGTGACCACCAAATGTTTTGTACTATATATACTCCTAAATTGAACAGAGGTGACTATGCACACGCATAATTATTTACATTGCAGGTCAATTACATAAACGCCCATGCAACCTCCACCCTTGCTGGAGACCTGGCTGAggtgaaagctttgaagcaagtctTTAGGGACACATCCCAGATTAAACTGAACTCAACCAAGGTATATTCTTTTCTATGCAGATTTCTCTCGTTCATTTTGTGGATAGAATTTACACTTCTATATTCACCCGAGACTCCGAGAGATACTCCAACGGGATATAGCCTTTCTCGGTCATGATGCATGTGACCTGTTTTTCCAGTCCATGATTGGCCATTGCCTTGGCGCGGCAGGCGGCTTGGAAGCCATTGCCACTATCAAAGCGATCACCACTGGATGGGTGCATCCAACTATAAACCAGTTTGTAAGTATATTAAATTTTAACACAGTAGCAATGATAATAtgcattgatgatcaatggtcgaCAATATAACTATATATTTAGTTTAATATTTTGATGGTCTCTATCAATTGCAGAATCCAGAGCCGGCACTTGATCAATTTAACACAGTGCGCAATGTAAAACAACAACATGAAGTACATGTTGGTGAGTATGtaatatgcaaatgcaaaataCAAACTGAACATGGGGCACCCCCATAGGCTCGCCTCATTCATTTTTTGTGTCATTTGTGTATATGATGCAGGTATCTCCAATTCGTTTGGATTTGGAGGGCACAATTCAGTGGTGGTATTTGCGCCGTTTAAGCCGTGATGTATTGTGTTTCATTGGGGAAATCTTTCTTCGCATGAACGGGGAGAACTTTCCTAGAGTTAACTCCCAAGAAGTTACTAAGAAGGAAATAGTTTGGAGGACCGGAGAGATACAACTTATTGCATTCCTTGTTTGCCTTTTGGAGTAGCATATTAGTACCAGATATGCAGGTTTCGTGGTGTGAGTTTACTTCTGTCTTCTTGCATACATCTAGCTCCACCAAACGAATTTGTTGCAAAATATTATCTTGATTGTTGTAGTTGTTGGAACTATCAGGTCCACCGGTGCATTTGTACCGCTACATTTTTATGTAAAGTTATACTATTTTGTATCTACATGTACATTTATTACTTTTTGTGAAGCTGGTGTTTGCTAGTTTGCATCACAACAGATTTGTATACGTTCTATAATTTTTCATGCTTCGTGGTCTAACATCCCAGCCCTAGAATCCGTGAATGCCCTAGTTCTTGCATGCCTCATGTTGGTTTCCTCAATCTCTTTTCCTATTGTCAAATCTAAGAATGTCGATACAGTTAAATAGGGATGGACCTAGAACATCAAGTGTTAGTATTTAAGCCACATATTTTTTTTTCACCTGGAGATGAGAGTGTCACACAGAGTAAATGAATGAAATATATAAAATCATTTTTTATCGAGTGTCATGTGCCATAAATTGGAATATACATTTAAACAACCAAATGGATGGCGAAAACCCGTTGCTTTCATTCATTTCTTTGTAAATGCCAATTTTATGTAGGATTTATTTCAAAAGTTAGCTATGTCTAGATCATATATGAAATAAGTACATACAAAAAACACATTTTCTCTATTTGAAATTCATATGTAAAACTTGTAGTCTTTGCTTATTTATGTAGTATTTTCAAGATTTTTAAGGTGGCGAACAGCATTGGCTCTCCGGCAGGTCCTCGTTCTGCCAGGCGGTGACGACTCACGCTCCCTCTCAAGATGCTCGTCCGGATGCTCGTCCGTGAAGAACGAGCGGTGATCCTCCGGCCTCTACAAGATGTGCCGCTTTGGTGGCGCCTCCTTGCCGTTCGTCCAGTTCGTCTGGGGCAGTAGAGCATTGGCGGATCTAGGATTATAAATCAGGGTGGTCCAtcttgaaaaaaatatttttttacacAAACAAACCAATGTAAACATACTAGCATATAATGTGACAGTAACACCCTCGCCGCTTCATTTGTCGTGTCGCTGCTGTGTGCTGTCCGTCGCAGGGCCTGCGAGCTATGAGGGTAGGGGAGCGAGAGGCCTGTGGCTGGAGGGAGAGCTCCATGGATGGCTTGCCGATAGCTGGAGGGCAAGCTCGACGGAGATAATCGAAGAACCATGGAGATTGGGGATTGGACGCGTGTCAGCGGAgagagacgagggagaagaacggGTAAGCTCGATGCTGGTCAAACAGGTTGGGTAGTTTCGTCATTGCACATGACGAGGGGCAAATAATCGAGTGACCAAGTAATCCATGGCAAAGAAGGAAGCGCCAAGTAATGGAGGGCAAATCGTAGAGTAGCAAAGTAAATAGGGGCAAAAGATAAAATTCCCCGTCCAGAAAGGCAGAAACAAACGGGTTTGgggcttttcattttttttttcctaCGTGCTAtatgggctgaatcaaaattccaAGGTGGTCCATGGACCACCCTGGCCACCCTCTAGATCCGCCAATGCAGTAGAGCACCTTCGCGCGTCAAGTTTTTCACGTGGCTCCTCTTTCAATCTAGAGTGCACACCCGGGAGCTCCTGCTTCGCAAGATGATCATCGAAGGTGCTCTAAAGACTTCTCTGGTGTCTGCTCCTTTTTTGATGAAATATTAATTCAGGTAGGGAAgatccccgaaaatggaaaaaattAAGAGCGTGAAACACAAGTTTGTAATAGGTATCAGATCCTATCCCCAAAAGATTATCTTAAACACATGGACTAGACCCACCCGTTGAGTTATGCTTTGTATCCTTGTACATCTGACGTGAGACTAACACCAAAAAATCTTCCCCTAATAAATCACTTATATACCTGGAGCGGTACCACGACCATGACCTGCAACATTGAGTTCATGGACATTTGTACCAACCAGTTACCACGCCTCCCGAACCCCCTCCTGACccgcaccccctcccaaaccctagacaccttccaccgccgccgccagcggcgccgccgggcaaagaccacggggcgtggcggcggcggccttccctCGTGACGCGGCGGGGATGGCGGCCAGGGAGCTTctcacgcgcggcggcggcgatctgacGGGGATGGAGGGGCGACGGCGACCCTCCCACCTCCCGCATGGATGGACGGGGACGGTGGCCAGAGCCTGtgctgcggcctccccgcctcccatcggcggcacACCGGTCGTGGCTGGTGGTGGAGGACAACGCCATTCCCTCcacctctcgccggtgaggggcgatgatcttTGGCTTCTCCCGTggtacgaggtcgcccggggcagcagccttgggttcgacggtggaggcggccttcttctttgccggaggaggtcggctggttgctggggtggcggatcacaAGACCCCTCTACCCCggtgatgaagatctagtcgacgacgagctagcggcgaaggggccaccggtgaacaccgctccttgacttcgttcttggcggatgatggcggcggctattggcgttgttcccctgcgaaggcatcatctttgccggCCTCTCCATTTGCTCTCGTCGAGTTGGGGACTCGCGGATGTCGATGAAAACCGTGTcaagattggcgggcgatggcggcgttaagcgtcgcatccttcttgaaggcatcgtcgtcgcagtccgcgagaactcactcgtgctgctccggggggaaaccctagatccagccaGGATCGGACAATGACGGCGCTCCCTGCGTcgtgctacctcttggggcatcgtttttggagcagcggctggatggaggtgtttttttggtggagtggtgttcatccaccacgttgtcatcgatgattctcagcggcgtggagctgcggggtatcgaagacgggcgaggacTGCTGGACGTGGGCAGGATGGTGGAActgtttggtgttatggtgacatcgacggtaggcctggcatggtcaatgcgttgatctcgcttggagatgggttcaAAATAGATGGCCGTCGCGAACTTTGCGACGTGTGCAATGGTACACCCTCAGGGTcttgctttttggatgatgtgtgttggtgtaccgtcagggagtatggccttgttcatggtccccccttcatcgtaggtatagcgagttgtcgctaggaaggaggcttcgagttgatctttgtattccccttTAAGGCAttgtgaataatttaataaagaagaaagctgtgtgcatcctgtggATGCAGATGCTGGGGCTATGCTCTTTGATTGAAAAAACTACTGTACCCTATGTCATCTCATGATTTTGTAATATGTGCCTTAACtactactactacctccgtcccaaggaataagacgcacgcgtatttcaagacgaattttgatcataaaaattaagcaacaaaatcttgattatattatatgtaattagtatctcaTATTGCAAggaatgatgttaatttcatacaaacaatctttatatatttgaatcaattcttggtcaaacaaaaaacatgtAAAACGAGGGtgtcttattccttgaatcggagggagtatatttattGAGGTGAAGGTCTTAGTAGGCAAATTCGAGCACAACTTTTAGACTATGGATTTTATTTATGCAGGAAAGCATTTTTAGCTGCAACCCACTTACAACTTAAAAATCTTTGTTCAAACCCACTTATAAATAAGAATATCGATCTCAGTTGCAATCCTCTTACAACTAAAAATACTCCAGATGCAACCCACTCTACAATTCTGGAGTTCAACTCGCTTTAACAAGATTTCCATTCGACTAAGAATTAGGAAATCCAAGAAAAAACATGATGATATAAGTTTTTATCTTGTTTATCATATAAGTGAGTAGATAACACACAATCAATTTGTTTAATCGCAGGTAGTGAAGGTCGTTATTTAGTGGAAACCCCAAATGGCGACCAAGCTTATGTCACCTGGTACTGATTGGGAGCTCGCCTAACCAAACTAGGGATATAGTACAATAGCTAGAGCAGTGATCTAAGATAAAGGTTCTTCCACCCCGACTCATGTACAACATGGGACGGCCTAAATATGTTCGATACGTTTGATTTCTCTCTATATCTTCTATTCTCCTTTTGTTGAAGAAATCAACGCTTCTAGATGACAATGACTGGTTAGGATACCACTGAGGTTAATTAGCTCAAAAAGAGTGAAGACTCTTGCATAGACTATTTTGGACACTGAAGAGAAGTGCATGTTGCttgtattgcaacgagatttttGTTTGAAGAGGCTACCACAGTGCATGTTTCATAAAGCAGAAACAAACAAGTGGTCAGAATAATTCCGCCACCAATGCATGCCTGTCATTTGTCCGACATCGAACTTGGTGGTCGGAAAATTCCGCCCTATAAATACTCCGGTAGCTGCCGGGCAAAGAACGACAAGAAGGAATAGCGCCGACGACACAGAAGCAGCGCGATGAGGAGGACCGATAAGTTGTTCTTGCTGGTGGTAATGCAATGCCTCGCGCTGGGCTGCAGCACGGCGGCGGCTGCGATCAGGCCGCGGCGGCAGGGCGACTACGTGCGCCTGCTGCGCGGGTCGTTTTCTGCACGCCAGTCGTCGTCCTCGCTGCCGGCCGTGGAGGAGACGACGGACAGCAGAAAACCCGTACCGGCGGAGGCCGGACGCAAGGAGGCCGACCGCGTGCAGGCGCTACCCGGGCAGCCGGGCGGCGTGGACTTCGCGCAGTACGCAGGGTACGTGACGGTGGACGCGGCGGCCGGGCGCGCGCTGTTCTACTACCTCGCCGAGGCCGTCGGCGGCAACGGCAGCGGCTCGTCCTCAAAGTCCAAGCCGCTCCTCCTCTGGCTCAATGGAGGTCCCGGGTGCTCGTCGCTGGGGTTCGGCGCCATGGAGGAGCTCGGCCCGTTCCGCGTCATGAGCGACGGCAAGACGCTCTACCTTAACCCCTACTCCTGGAACCACGGTACGTACGCACGTCGATCAAACGCCATCTCCGACTCTCAGTGCGTGCCATCCATTGGCATTAGCAAGTGACGAGCGTTAATGGTGCAGTGGCGAACGTGCTGTTCTTGGAGAGCCCGGCAGGGGTGGGGTACTCGTACTCCAACACGACGGCGGACTACAGCTCTAGCGGGGACGGCCGGACGGCGGATGACACGTACGGTTTCCTGGCTAACTGGATGGAGCGCTTCCCGGAGTACAAGGGCCGCGAGTTCTACATCACCGGTGAGAGCTATGCCGGCCACTACGTCCCCCAGCTCGCACACGCCATCCTCCGCCATGCCTCGCCGACCATCAACCTCAAAGGCATCATGGTACGTAATAATTGGTTGGTAGACGATCGTCAAGCTCACACACTAGTTAACTGCTAAGCTTTTGGTGCCTGCTGAACGACCATTAAGATTGGGAACGCGGTGATCAACGACTGGACGGACAATAAGGGCACGTACGACTTCTTCTGGACGCACGCGCTCATCTCCGACGAGACGGTCGACGGTGTCAACAGGAACTGCAACTTCACCGCCGGCGCCGCGTCCAACAAGCTCTGCGACGACGCCTACAGGTCGGTCGGCGAGAGCGTCGTGTATATCGACAACTACAACATCTACGCACCAAAATGCCAGTCGGAAGGACTCATCACGCCCCCTGTCACCCCCTCGGTACGTCATGGTCAACATATATACTCACTTACTATAATAGGGCGGCATGCTTGATGAGCACCCACAAGGCCACAACAGACAAAAAACATTCCCTCCATTCCTTTTTATAAGACGACCTGCCAAAAGGGGAGAGAGGTTCTACTCACTTACAAGTTACAATAGTGTAGTGTAGGGAATCAGTGATTATATTTTTCGTGGCTAATGGCACTAGGCATTGTATTTTAAGCCACCCCGATCGGTTGCTTCAACTTTCGTACAAGCTTGAGCTTGATCGAGTTTGACCGAACTTAATATGcggagtactccctccgtccataaataagtgtacatgcggattttctaagataaattatgaagtggggTAAAAAATATATTGGAAACATGCATCTCTTCTTTTAAATTTTTTTactccaatgagctaagtgcatgtagaaaacaagaagaatatgtgctccatattattgggtttgatttccgtgcgatgagagagaagcaattaaagtgcattgaaaATATAggtgtacactcttttgtggacaaagtttagagctagatgtccacttatttgtggacggaggaagTAATATAGAATGGAATGAATGTGTCGGTACCGACctcatgatggaaaagaataaatATTTAGCACCGTGATAAGGCACTACCTTGATGTCCAAACGGAGCATGGGCTTGACTGTCATGACATTGTGTGAACTTGATGTCTAGATATGGTATTGGGTCGATGTTTATAAGTTGATTTACGTTGATTCATTAGTGTTGGGCCCTTCCCAAAATGGTATTAATAAGGATAATTAACTTGTAATGTTCATTTTTCAAGTTTGGTGAATTTGATTTATCTTTGTTCTAATGTGGTTAGGTTGAGAGGTTTGATCCGTGCACAAGTTATTATGTGGAGGCCTACCTCAACAAGCCAGATGTACAAAAGGCACTCCACGCAAACGTCACCCATCTCGATCGCCCATGGTTAGCTTGCAATGAGTATGTCCACCCCTCACAAGCATACTTACTGTTGTATTTATTATTGTGCGAAAAATATAATATCAGGACCTTTGACATTATTTTTCTTAATTAGAAAGAGAATAGTTTATCATCTTAGTCTAAATATTATAAAATACATGTCTTTGATGGTTTAACTGCAAGAACAATACAAAATTAGATAAAAGTCACACAAATAGGTGAAATAAAGATAGATAAAAAGACACGACAAGTAGATTTTTTGTGAAACAACTTTGCACGCATGttgcatgtgaagatgtacatacgaattttttatttagaatttttatattttaaaatatgtccAATATGCATTTCATTAAAAAGTAGCATACTGGCCCAGGAGCCAAACACCACACTCCCAATATTTTAAATGAAACTTTTATCTCGACAAAATGGCATAGGCTCCACGTTCTTTCTTGGAGCAAAATCTAAATATATGTCTTTCATGGTTCAACTGGAAGAACAATACAAAACTAGATAAATGTCACACAAATATGTGAAAGAAGGATAAATATAAACGATTATTCTTCCAAATATACTTGACACAACATGCGCGTATCAGATGTCAAGAATGTTCTTGTAAGAGCTGGTTTCAGGTAATATATTGTgact includes these proteins:
- the LOC124669850 gene encoding serine carboxypeptidase II-3-like, producing MRRTDKLFLLVVMQCLALGCSTAAAAIRPRRQGDYVRLLRGSFSARQSSSSLPAVEETTDSRKPVPAEAGRKEADRVQALPGQPGGVDFAQYAGYVTVDAAAGRALFYYLAEAVGGNGSGSSSKSKPLLLWLNGGPGCSSLGFGAMEELGPFRVMSDGKTLYLNPYSWNHVANVLFLESPAGVGYSYSNTTADYSSSGDGRTADDTYGFLANWMERFPEYKGREFYITGESYAGHYVPQLAHAILRHASPTINLKGIMIGNAVINDWTDNKGTYDFFWTHALISDETVDGVNRNCNFTAGAASNKLCDDAYRSVGESVVYIDNYNIYAPKCQSEGLITPPVTPSVERFDPCTSYYVEAYLNKPDVQKALHANVTHLDRPWLACNEYVFRSWVDSPTTILPIIPELMKNNIRVWVYSGDTDGNVPVTSTRYSINQLQLSVAAKWRPWFTITQGAEEVGGYVVQYKGNLSLVTVRGAGHEVPSYQPQRALVLVQCFLAGKTLPGCKKCLL